The Caulifigura coniformis genome includes a region encoding these proteins:
- a CDS encoding amidohydrolase family protein, translating into MMAAERRRTATISSTSAKLCCWLVALIGTAAIPADGQDAKTPAAAGRIPLDEFRPRSQLRTPQHPLTRAKFPCINVHFHPEKLTPAELDQQVKVMDDANIAVSVSLDGRVGTKFSEHLAWLNERHPNRFVSFVRMDYIGDGDAKDPKTWDVHKPGFGARMADRLSEAARQGAAGLKLLKSLGLTLRDLDGKLISPDDPRFDPVWERAAELDIPVIWHCADPRAFFDPVDEHNERYEELSRHPDWSFHGGDFPKFDDLVAARMRVVAKHPKTTFILAHFADLPDDLKTLGSYLDQYPNAYVEFAGRIAELGRQPYTAREFFLRYQDRILFGTDGVPPMTELVPHFQMLETRDEYFPYEDNPFPPQGFWNIYGLDLPNDVLQQVYYENAARVIPAVRKALAAFAKGRTDLEKMFATVRGPARWEATMKRFDQENATDAPKPGGVAFVGSSSMVRWNLDKSFPGKGYVNRGFGGSQASEAVHFARRILEPLKPKVVVFYEGDNDIARGKSPEQVAADFREFVGFIHKELPDTRVVILSVKYSPSRAKSTFQHKAVNALIEAYCHEDPQCRYVDVATPLLGADGSPDPKYFVKDMLHLSDEGYAAWAKLVGPAIEEALADHARQAVANP; encoded by the coding sequence ATGATGGCGGCCGAGCGACGACGCACAGCGACGATTTCTTCCACTTCGGCGAAGCTCTGCTGCTGGCTGGTGGCGCTGATCGGAACTGCGGCGATCCCCGCCGACGGGCAGGACGCGAAGACGCCCGCTGCGGCCGGGCGAATCCCGCTCGACGAGTTTCGTCCCAGGTCCCAACTGAGGACGCCGCAGCATCCGCTCACCCGCGCGAAGTTTCCCTGCATCAACGTCCACTTCCATCCGGAGAAGCTGACACCCGCGGAGCTCGATCAGCAGGTCAAGGTGATGGATGACGCGAACATCGCCGTCAGCGTCAGCCTCGATGGCCGCGTCGGCACGAAGTTCAGCGAACACCTCGCCTGGCTCAATGAACGGCATCCCAACCGCTTCGTCTCCTTCGTCCGGATGGACTACATCGGCGACGGCGATGCGAAAGATCCGAAAACGTGGGATGTTCACAAGCCGGGTTTCGGCGCGCGAATGGCCGACCGTCTCTCCGAAGCCGCCCGGCAGGGCGCCGCCGGACTCAAACTCCTCAAGAGCCTCGGCCTCACCCTTCGCGACCTCGACGGAAAACTCATCTCCCCTGACGACCCGCGTTTCGACCCCGTCTGGGAACGGGCGGCCGAACTCGACATTCCCGTCATCTGGCATTGCGCCGATCCGCGCGCGTTTTTCGATCCCGTCGACGAACACAATGAACGCTACGAAGAACTGTCGCGCCATCCCGACTGGAGCTTCCACGGCGGCGACTTCCCGAAGTTCGATGACCTCGTGGCAGCCCGCATGCGCGTCGTCGCGAAACATCCCAAAACGACCTTCATCCTCGCCCATTTCGCCGACCTCCCCGACGATCTGAAAACCCTCGGCTCGTACCTCGACCAGTACCCCAACGCCTATGTCGAGTTTGCGGGCCGGATCGCGGAACTCGGCCGGCAGCCCTACACCGCACGGGAGTTCTTCCTCAGGTACCAGGACCGCATTCTCTTCGGCACGGACGGCGTCCCGCCGATGACCGAACTCGTCCCGCACTTCCAGATGCTCGAAACGCGCGACGAGTATTTCCCGTATGAAGACAATCCCTTTCCGCCCCAGGGCTTCTGGAACATCTACGGCCTCGATCTGCCCAACGATGTGCTCCAGCAGGTTTACTATGAGAACGCGGCCCGCGTGATCCCCGCCGTCAGGAAGGCGCTGGCGGCCTTCGCGAAAGGCAGGACCGACCTCGAAAAGATGTTCGCGACCGTGCGCGGTCCGGCCCGCTGGGAAGCGACGATGAAACGCTTCGACCAGGAGAACGCCACTGATGCACCGAAGCCGGGAGGCGTCGCCTTCGTTGGAAGTTCCAGCATGGTCCGCTGGAACCTCGACAAGAGCTTTCCGGGCAAGGGATATGTCAATCGCGGGTTCGGCGGTTCACAGGCCTCGGAAGCCGTTCATTTCGCCCGCCGCATCCTCGAGCCCCTCAAGCCGAAGGTCGTCGTCTTCTATGAAGGGGATAACGACATCGCCCGCGGGAAATCGCCCGAGCAGGTGGCTGCCGACTTCCGGGAGTTCGTCGGGTTCATCCACAAGGAACTGCCTGACACCCGGGTCGTGATCCTGTCGGTGAAATACAGCCCGTCCCGGGCGAAATCGACCTTCCAGCACAAGGCGGTCAACGCGCTGATCGAAGCCTACTGCCATGAAGACCCCCAGTGCCGGTATGTCGACGTCGCCACGCCTCTCCTTGGAGCAGACGGCAGCCCCGATCCGAAATACTTCGTGAAAGACATGCTCCATCTCAGCGACGAAGGTTACGCCGCCTGGGCGAAGCTCGTCGGTCCGGCGATCGAAGAGGCGCTCGCCGATCACGCCCGGCAGGCAGTCGCGAATCCATGA
- a CDS encoding SGNH/GDSL hydrolase family protein encodes MLRREFLSLLVLAAASSTSFAQNQPARPRAAAAPNPAYAQITDDPALPRVLLIGDSISIGYTLPLREALKGKANLHRPATNCGPSNRGVANLESWLKAGGSDKWDVIQFNHGLHDIRHFSDPENKKPVGADEGHRQVLEEEYEKNLRTIVARLKKTGAKLIWRNTTPVPEGSNGRVTGDEVRYNEIAKKVMDENQIPIDDMYTFCLPRLKEIQKPKDVHFTEAGSKVLAEETAKMIVAALPKPAAKK; translated from the coding sequence ATGCTGCGCCGCGAGTTTCTTTCGCTTCTGGTTCTGGCTGCCGCTTCCTCGACCAGCTTTGCACAAAACCAGCCCGCGCGTCCCCGCGCTGCGGCTGCTCCGAATCCGGCGTATGCACAGATCACGGACGACCCTGCGCTGCCGCGCGTGCTCCTGATCGGCGATTCGATCTCGATCGGATATACGCTGCCGTTGCGCGAGGCGCTGAAAGGAAAAGCCAACCTGCATCGTCCGGCGACGAACTGCGGACCTTCGAACCGCGGTGTGGCCAACCTCGAAAGCTGGCTCAAGGCCGGCGGGTCGGACAAGTGGGATGTCATCCAGTTCAACCACGGCCTGCACGATATCCGTCATTTCAGCGACCCGGAAAACAAGAAGCCCGTTGGAGCGGACGAGGGGCATCGCCAGGTGCTGGAAGAGGAGTACGAAAAGAACCTCCGCACGATCGTGGCCCGGCTGAAGAAGACTGGCGCGAAGCTGATCTGGCGGAACACCACGCCGGTTCCGGAAGGCTCGAACGGCCGCGTGACGGGTGACGAGGTCCGCTACAACGAGATCGCGAAGAAGGTCATGGACGAGAACCAGATCCCGATCGACGACATGTACACCTTCTGCCTGCCGCGGCTGAAGGAGATCCAGAAGCCGAAGGACGTTCATTTCACCGAGGCCGGCTCGAAAGTGCTCGCAGAAGAAACGGCCAAAATGATCGTGGCCGCACTGCCGAAACCGGCCGCGAAGAAATAA
- the corA gene encoding magnesium/cobalt transporter CorA — MKLPARPTLVHPFPHTAPGAAPGTIAVPPNGYPPKIEFYGCSDGQCEALVIDNVETLPALIEKHARCWINVDGLGDEQILRRLAELFQIHPLALEDIVHVHQRAKVEEYPEHLFIVLRMAWLGEELYTEQLSMVIRNNVVLTFQERPGDCLDPVRTRLLDRRSNLRKLSLDHVAHAILDAIVDGYYPVIERFGEWIEESERRIPLARGASVISDIHDLRQELLFLRRCVWPLRETMNVLLRDQFSFFTHDTRLHLRDTYDHTVQLMDVVDTYRELCADLRDFYYAVMSQRTNEVMKVLTIVATIFMPLSFIAGVYGMNFDTAYPSNMPELHWPYGYIFSLALMALTAAGLLWFCARRRWLTLDEVKPEADEEG; from the coding sequence ATGAAACTTCCAGCGCGACCGACGCTCGTTCATCCTTTCCCCCATACCGCGCCCGGTGCTGCGCCCGGCACCATCGCCGTTCCGCCCAACGGCTATCCGCCGAAAATCGAGTTCTACGGCTGCAGCGACGGCCAGTGCGAAGCGCTCGTCATCGACAACGTCGAGACCCTTCCGGCGCTCATCGAGAAGCATGCCCGCTGCTGGATCAACGTGGATGGACTGGGTGACGAACAGATTCTCAGGCGGCTCGCCGAACTGTTCCAGATTCACCCCCTCGCGCTCGAAGACATCGTCCACGTCCACCAGCGCGCGAAGGTCGAGGAGTATCCCGAGCACCTCTTCATCGTCCTCCGCATGGCCTGGCTCGGCGAGGAGCTGTACACCGAGCAGCTCAGCATGGTCATCCGCAACAATGTGGTCCTCACGTTCCAGGAGCGCCCTGGCGACTGCCTCGACCCTGTCAGGACACGCCTTCTCGATCGCCGCAGCAACCTCAGGAAACTGTCGCTCGACCATGTCGCCCACGCCATCCTGGATGCGATCGTCGACGGTTATTACCCCGTCATCGAACGCTTCGGCGAATGGATCGAGGAATCGGAACGCCGCATTCCGCTCGCACGGGGGGCCTCCGTCATTTCCGACATCCACGACCTCCGCCAGGAACTCCTCTTCCTCCGCCGCTGCGTCTGGCCGCTGCGCGAGACGATGAACGTCCTCCTCCGCGACCAGTTCTCCTTCTTCACCCACGATACCCGGCTGCATCTGCGGGATACCTACGACCACACCGTCCAGCTGATGGACGTCGTCGACACCTACCGCGAGCTCTGCGCCGATCTCCGCGATTTCTACTACGCGGTGATGAGCCAGCGAACGAACGAAGTGATGAAGGTGCTCACGATCGTGGCGACCATCTTCATGCCGCTCAGCTTCATCGCGGGTGTTTACGGCATGAACTTCGACACGGCCTACCCGTCGAACATGCCCGAGCTGCACTGGCCCTATGGATACATCTTCTCGCTTGCGCTGATGGCGCTGACGGCCGCAGGTCTGCTCTGGTTCTGCGCCCGCCGCCGCTGGCTGACTCTCGACGAAGTGAAACCCGAAGCCGACGAAGAGGGCTGA
- a CDS encoding prolyl oligopeptidase family serine peptidase, with translation MASPIELGAHLAPSPRQRSVQCPAAGAKKVRATERKGTARSSPGHRPQGRLTGRITVLLAVLSIGFLSSAALAEKPNEIDRRTLDQGLAELGSNLEGLPETAKAKTDAAICFKALGWMLRHEEWARKTAVRDALNIIRIGNERIKRLQAGEPAVPLKPGKHVLAYQSAVDESLQPYAVSLPEGWRPGESKRWPLHLVLHGRSNDMNEVSFFASHDGKPPVKDSNWIQLDVYGRGNNAYRWVGETDVFEALADVKKRFLIDERRIALWGFSMGGAGAWHLGLQHPDLWSSVGAGAGFVDFYDYQGISEGLPEIQHTMLKIYDSKDYALNLYNVPVITYGGEFDKQLAASLAMLDAARSVEVPLSLLIGPGMGHKFDDASLKTFMAFLTAHNEKGRPEFPGRRALKFHTYTLKFNKCDWLRIEEQHEPYVDSEINSTYADGMLQVETHNVRALAVARGVADFVSIEVLPKVALAEAAGGQLPDVYFVQEKNGQKENNGWRMLSYDESLAFIDNEHAHKRHGLQGPIDDAFTQPFLIVRGSGTPWNANIDRWAHSERNRVATEWDQWFRGQLRVVDDSALDEKDISSRNLVLFGDPGSNAVIAKVIDNLPLKWTKETITIGGKMYPAGDHVPVLIFPNPLNPSKYVVLNSGPTVKADEYRKSNAWFFPRLGDAAVLKVDASGATPVWSTIMNSDWEIEK, from the coding sequence CCAGGTCCTCACCGGGGCATCGGCCACAGGGGAGGCTCACGGGCCGCATCACGGTGCTCCTGGCCGTTCTCTCCATCGGCTTCCTCTCCTCTGCGGCTCTCGCCGAGAAGCCCAACGAGATTGACCGCCGCACGCTCGATCAGGGCCTCGCCGAACTCGGAAGCAACCTTGAGGGCCTCCCCGAAACCGCGAAGGCCAAAACCGATGCCGCCATCTGCTTCAAGGCTCTTGGCTGGATGCTGCGCCACGAGGAATGGGCCCGCAAGACCGCCGTCCGCGATGCGCTCAACATCATCAGGATCGGCAATGAACGCATCAAACGCCTGCAGGCGGGCGAACCAGCCGTCCCGCTCAAACCGGGCAAGCATGTGCTGGCCTATCAGTCGGCCGTCGATGAATCACTGCAACCCTACGCCGTGAGCCTTCCCGAAGGCTGGCGGCCCGGCGAGTCGAAACGCTGGCCGCTCCACCTCGTCCTGCATGGCCGCTCGAACGACATGAACGAGGTCTCTTTCTTCGCTTCGCACGACGGCAAACCGCCCGTCAAGGATTCGAACTGGATCCAGCTCGACGTGTATGGACGCGGAAACAACGCTTACCGCTGGGTCGGCGAAACGGACGTCTTCGAAGCCCTCGCCGATGTCAAAAAACGGTTCCTCATCGATGAACGTCGGATCGCCTTGTGGGGCTTCTCCATGGGCGGAGCCGGAGCGTGGCATCTCGGCCTTCAGCATCCCGACCTCTGGAGTTCCGTCGGCGCCGGGGCCGGCTTTGTTGATTTCTACGACTACCAGGGAATCTCCGAGGGCCTGCCGGAAATCCAGCACACGATGCTGAAGATCTATGACAGCAAGGATTACGCCCTGAATCTCTACAACGTCCCGGTCATCACTTACGGCGGAGAATTCGACAAGCAGCTGGCCGCAAGCCTCGCGATGCTGGACGCCGCGCGATCGGTTGAAGTCCCCCTCTCCCTGCTCATCGGCCCGGGAATGGGCCACAAGTTCGATGACGCCAGCCTCAAGACGTTCATGGCGTTCCTGACCGCTCACAATGAGAAGGGGAGGCCCGAGTTCCCCGGTCGTCGAGCTCTCAAGTTCCACACCTACACGCTCAAGTTCAACAAGTGCGACTGGCTTCGGATCGAAGAACAGCACGAGCCCTATGTCGATTCCGAGATCAACTCCACCTATGCCGATGGCATGCTGCAGGTCGAAACGCACAACGTTCGGGCCCTTGCGGTCGCCCGCGGCGTCGCTGATTTCGTGTCGATCGAAGTCCTGCCCAAAGTGGCCCTCGCGGAGGCGGCCGGCGGACAGCTGCCGGATGTCTACTTCGTCCAGGAGAAAAATGGACAGAAGGAGAACAACGGATGGAGGATGTTGTCCTACGACGAATCGCTGGCGTTCATTGACAATGAGCACGCTCACAAACGCCACGGCCTGCAGGGCCCCATCGACGACGCCTTCACACAGCCCTTCCTGATCGTCCGCGGCTCGGGAACTCCCTGGAACGCCAACATCGACCGATGGGCGCACAGCGAGCGGAATCGCGTGGCGACGGAATGGGACCAGTGGTTCCGCGGACAGCTGCGCGTCGTGGACGACTCGGCTCTCGACGAGAAAGACATCTCCTCGCGAAACCTGGTCCTGTTCGGCGATCCCGGCAGCAATGCGGTGATCGCAAAGGTCATCGACAATCTGCCGCTGAAGTGGACGAAAGAAACCATCACGATCGGCGGCAAGATGTATCCGGCCGGCGACCACGTTCCCGTGCTCATCTTCCCGAACCCACTCAATCCGTCGAAGTACGTCGTCCTGAACTCTGGCCCGACCGTGAAAGCGGATGAGTATCGGAAGTCGAATGCGTGGTTCTTTCCCCGGCTCGGCGACGCCGCCGTGCTGAAGGTCGACGCCTCCGGTGCGACGCCCGTCTGGTCGACGATCATGAACAGCGACTGGGAGATCGAGAAATGA
- a CDS encoding DUF6807 domain-containing protein: MSTRMAALAAAMFCLSTSIAPAAEPAPLKVTVTNGPVQRELPIVRFELPAEWARQTFDVVELRGDAATCPVQPDTDAGANVVCWRANKPVGPHETVTFELRPNPHVESRDVVSARIDAQGVTLAGGKHNIVQYNVRTVDPPEGVPAVYRRSGHLHPVWTPSGRIVTAEFPADHIHQHAMFSAWVNTEFDGRKTDFWNQGGKTGTVVHRDLKETDVGPVFAQFTTLLEHQALTDGTSPRPAILETMRVRGYASPRPELNVFDVELEQRAASEIPLKVLKYHYGGFAVRGASEWFQQPESNMLTSEGKNQKDGNETRPKWVNMHGLIDGQRCGITVIPHPGSDRSPQPVRLHPSKPYFVFSPPILGEFEITQEQPYRAQYRIVVHDGPADPKLFDRMAAEYGDPLTASR; this comes from the coding sequence ATGAGCACCCGGATGGCCGCGCTCGCGGCGGCGATGTTCTGCCTGTCGACTTCGATCGCGCCGGCCGCGGAGCCCGCGCCGCTGAAGGTCACCGTCACCAACGGACCCGTGCAACGCGAACTGCCGATTGTCCGCTTCGAGCTTCCTGCGGAATGGGCCCGGCAGACCTTCGATGTCGTCGAGCTGCGCGGTGACGCCGCCACCTGTCCTGTGCAGCCCGACACAGATGCCGGGGCCAACGTCGTCTGCTGGCGCGCGAACAAACCGGTCGGCCCTCATGAAACCGTGACGTTCGAACTCCGGCCGAACCCCCACGTCGAGTCACGCGACGTGGTCTCCGCCCGCATCGATGCGCAGGGGGTCACTCTCGCCGGCGGCAAACACAACATTGTGCAGTACAACGTCCGCACCGTGGATCCCCCCGAAGGGGTCCCGGCCGTCTACCGCCGCAGCGGACACCTCCATCCGGTCTGGACCCCCTCCGGCCGGATCGTGACCGCCGAGTTCCCGGCCGACCACATCCACCAGCACGCCATGTTCTCGGCGTGGGTGAACACCGAGTTCGACGGCCGGAAAACCGACTTCTGGAACCAGGGTGGAAAGACCGGAACCGTCGTCCATCGCGACCTGAAGGAAACCGACGTCGGCCCCGTCTTCGCACAGTTCACCACCCTGCTCGAGCACCAGGCGCTGACGGACGGAACCTCTCCCCGGCCGGCCATCCTCGAAACGATGCGCGTTCGCGGCTACGCATCGCCGCGACCCGAACTCAACGTGTTCGATGTCGAGCTCGAGCAGCGGGCCGCCAGCGAAATCCCGCTCAAGGTTCTGAAGTACCACTACGGCGGTTTCGCGGTCCGTGGAGCTTCGGAGTGGTTCCAGCAGCCCGAGAGCAACATGCTCACGAGCGAAGGAAAGAACCAGAAGGACGGCAACGAGACCCGTCCGAAGTGGGTCAACATGCACGGCCTGATCGATGGCCAGCGGTGCGGCATTACCGTCATTCCGCATCCCGGCAGCGACCGCTCCCCGCAGCCGGTCCGCCTCCATCCCTCGAAGCCCTATTTCGTCTTCTCGCCGCCGATTCTCGGGGAGTTCGAGATCACGCAGGAGCAGCCTTACCGCGCGCAGTATCGCATCGTCGTGCATGATGGTCCGGCCGATCCCAAGCTGTTCGACCGGATGGCCGCGGAGTACGGTGACCCCCTCACGGCCAGCCGCTGA
- a CDS encoding tetratricopeptide repeat protein — MNLGRVALRAFLLTAFLLPAAPLRADVADDLKAARNELSHGRYDAAVAVAAWTRLADAARDDERAEAVIGLSRSLLETGNFDEAEKRLAAAVDQLPDSAPLRAHLAALHLARGRYVDALKQADAALVKNGEQLLARLVRARIKIEQGKLEPAAEDFRWFVQYYNRRQPKDAESLLLIAEGSAGYARARGVGQVFSFIVNDLTPDAVKADPNAWQSYFLSGSLLLEKHNNGQARQEFRRGLDINPHSADLLVGMARAELDERNPEKARTLAEQALATNARHIDALLLLANVELGAEAPAAALPWITRALDVNPQLQEGLALKAGCDLLLNGIPDDGLSLAVLSSPATAPAEIAGREYVQILKSLVERNPAPGQFLTELGTVLEQARRYDPATSCYARAIDVAPQLSAPRTALGLLQMRTGDLASARKILDDAFRADRFHVRVSNMRKVLDVLERYETQSTDHFILRYDATDKVFASYLSEELESLYEPLTKEFGFEPPERTAFEIFSAAKGESGHSWFSARMTGMPWIQTIGASTGMIVALSSPTTREPYNWARVAKHEFCHVLTLQQTNFGIPHWYTEALAVRTEGNVFPETWRRLLIDRREAGTLFTLETVNNGFQRPKNGDDWQHAYCMSRLYARYMEETFGSDSLFRLVDAYRKGLKTPAAIREVFGVSLADFEKGFTPFLDRVIEELNDGKVPRSPALASAQATLTAAPDNLDHQAAVAWALLNDAPPSRGAEAGKMADKILEASPKHPLALAILARLDMRDRKERSARRRLETAFDPEDPHPAVVSILGRLAFDDKDYKTSAAVFGAGLAKYPRELSFTYLLAISLFRLDQTERLPELFQKVAERDFDDLTSRTWLLHHAIEEETWEEAIRWGREAMQIDVRDAATHRGLGLAYLKSGNQERARRHLKTALELKPDDQDARKLLDSAK; from the coding sequence ATGAATCTCGGCCGCGTCGCACTTCGGGCTTTCTTACTCACCGCCTTCCTGCTGCCTGCGGCCCCTCTGCGGGCCGACGTTGCCGACGATCTCAAGGCCGCACGGAATGAACTCAGCCACGGCCGCTACGACGCGGCCGTGGCCGTGGCCGCCTGGACGCGGCTTGCCGATGCGGCCCGCGATGACGAGCGCGCGGAAGCGGTCATCGGCCTGTCGCGCTCGCTGCTCGAAACGGGGAACTTCGACGAAGCGGAGAAGCGGCTCGCAGCGGCGGTCGACCAGCTTCCCGATTCCGCGCCGCTCCGGGCGCATCTGGCGGCGCTGCACCTGGCGCGCGGACGCTACGTCGACGCTCTCAAGCAGGCCGACGCGGCCCTCGTGAAGAATGGCGAACAGCTTCTCGCCCGGCTCGTGCGGGCCCGCATCAAGATCGAGCAGGGAAAGCTCGAACCGGCGGCCGAGGATTTCCGGTGGTTCGTGCAGTACTACAACCGTCGCCAGCCCAAAGATGCGGAGTCGCTGCTGCTGATCGCCGAAGGATCTGCCGGATACGCCCGGGCCCGCGGCGTCGGGCAGGTGTTCTCCTTCATCGTGAACGACCTGACGCCCGATGCGGTGAAGGCCGATCCGAATGCGTGGCAGTCGTACTTCCTTTCCGGCAGCCTGCTGCTGGAAAAACACAACAACGGGCAGGCGCGTCAGGAGTTCCGGCGCGGCCTCGACATCAACCCCCACTCGGCCGACCTGCTGGTCGGCATGGCCCGCGCCGAACTGGATGAACGCAATCCCGAGAAGGCCCGGACGCTGGCGGAGCAGGCCCTCGCCACGAATGCCCGCCACATCGATGCGCTGCTGCTGCTGGCGAATGTCGAACTCGGCGCGGAAGCCCCCGCGGCCGCGTTGCCCTGGATCACCCGGGCCCTCGACGTGAATCCGCAGTTGCAGGAAGGACTGGCTCTGAAAGCCGGTTGCGATCTCCTGCTGAACGGAATTCCTGATGACGGTCTGTCGCTGGCAGTTCTTTCGTCCCCTGCCACGGCCCCCGCGGAAATCGCCGGCCGTGAGTATGTGCAGATCCTCAAGTCACTCGTGGAACGCAATCCGGCTCCTGGCCAGTTCCTGACGGAACTGGGAACCGTGCTCGAGCAGGCGCGGCGGTATGACCCGGCCACGAGTTGCTATGCCCGCGCGATCGACGTGGCGCCGCAGCTGTCGGCTCCGCGGACGGCGCTGGGTCTCCTGCAGATGCGAACGGGAGACCTCGCCAGCGCCCGCAAAATTCTCGATGACGCCTTCCGGGCCGACCGGTTTCATGTCCGCGTCAGCAACATGCGGAAGGTGCTCGATGTTCTCGAGCGGTATGAAACGCAATCGACGGATCACTTCATCCTGCGCTATGACGCAACGGACAAGGTCTTCGCGAGCTATCTCTCCGAGGAACTGGAAAGCCTGTACGAGCCGTTGACGAAAGAGTTCGGATTCGAGCCGCCGGAACGGACGGCCTTCGAGATCTTCAGTGCGGCCAAGGGGGAATCGGGGCATTCGTGGTTCAGCGCCCGGATGACGGGGATGCCGTGGATCCAGACCATCGGGGCGTCGACCGGCATGATCGTCGCGCTGTCGTCGCCTACGACGCGCGAGCCCTACAACTGGGCCCGCGTGGCGAAGCACGAGTTCTGCCATGTGCTGACACTGCAGCAGACGAACTTCGGCATCCCGCACTGGTACACCGAAGCGCTCGCCGTCCGCACTGAAGGCAACGTTTTCCCGGAAACGTGGCGGCGTCTGCTGATCGATCGCCGCGAAGCGGGAACGCTCTTCACGCTCGAGACCGTCAACAACGGATTCCAGCGGCCGAAGAACGGCGACGACTGGCAGCACGCCTACTGCATGAGCCGGCTGTATGCGCGGTACATGGAGGAGACGTTCGGAAGCGACTCGCTGTTCCGACTGGTTGACGCCTACCGGAAAGGTCTCAAGACGCCAGCGGCCATCCGTGAGGTGTTCGGAGTTTCGCTGGCGGATTTCGAGAAAGGCTTCACTCCATTTCTGGATCGGGTGATCGAGGAATTGAACGACGGGAAGGTCCCCCGCAGTCCGGCGCTGGCGAGCGCGCAGGCGACACTGACAGCGGCCCCCGACAACCTGGATCACCAGGCCGCGGTGGCGTGGGCACTGCTGAATGATGCTCCTCCGTCGCGAGGCGCCGAGGCGGGGAAGATGGCCGACAAGATTCTCGAAGCGTCGCCGAAGCATCCCTTGGCGCTGGCGATCCTGGCGCGGCTGGACATGCGCGATCGGAAGGAGCGATCGGCGCGTCGGAGGCTGGAGACGGCGTTCGATCCCGAGGATCCACACCCGGCGGTGGTTTCGATCCTGGGGCGGCTGGCATTTGACGACAAGGACTACAAGACGTCGGCGGCCGTTTTCGGGGCGGGGCTCGCGAAGTATCCCCGCGAACTCAGCTTCACCTACCTGCTGGCGATCTCGCTGTTCAGGCTGGACCAGACCGAGCGGCTGCCGGAGTTGTTTCAGAAGGTGGCCGAGCGGGATTTCGACGATCTCACCTCCCGGACCTGGCTGCTGCACCATGCGATCGAGGAGGAGACATGGGAGGAGGCGATCCGTTGGGGTCGGGAGGCGATGCAGATTGATGTTCGCGACGCGGCGACGCACCGCGGGCTGGGGCTGGCCTACCTGAAATCAGGCAACCAGGAACGGGCCCGCCGGCATTTGAAGACGGCGCTCGAACTGAAGCCGGACGACCAGGACGCCAGGAAACTGCTCGATTCGGCGAAGTAA